One genomic region from Falco rusticolus isolate bFalRus1 chromosome 19, bFalRus1.pri, whole genome shotgun sequence encodes:
- the SCNM1 gene encoding sodium channel modifier 1: MSFKREGDDPGQLGVLQKRRIADLLANYIPEDEALLLRSGRYACTVCAHRPVFDTLDVLTVHRAGKKHMGSLQRFYSRKRSLQDAAQKRRHEEELQAEEAGTQGSPAPLLAQTRRIARNALLKAAPYSSCCRRMGVEGSSSRAGVTQMGLSAAPMLPEPSQKNGAALDASPAALLPGHRGRRVGAPKTAPARTQQGSKGKASSSVPSQAEALSPERRQALERYLQLRSAGWIQDRSGKWVKDENAEFDSDEDEPPALLPA, translated from the exons ATGTCCTTCAAGCGGGAGGGGGACGACCCCGGTcagctgggggtgctgcag AAAAGACGTATCGCGGACCTGTTGGCCAACTACATCCCCGAGGATGaggcactgctgctgaggaGCGGGAG GTACGCCTGCACAGTGTGTGCCCACCGCCCTGTCTTCGACACGCTGGACGTGCTGACAGTCCACAGAGCCGGCAAGAAGCACATGGGCA GCCTGCAGCGCTTCTACAGCAGGAAGCGCTCACTCCAGGACGCGGCTCAGAAGCGGCGGCAcgaggaggagctgcaggcagaggaggcaggCACACAG GGCTCCCCGGCCCCTCTTCTGGCACAGACGAGGAGGATTGCCCGGAATGCTCTGCTCAAAGCAGCTCcctacagcagctgctgccggAGGATGGG GGTGGAGGGAAGCAGCTCACGAGCTGGTGTCACCCAGATGGGGCTGAGTGCTGCCCCGATGCTGCCAGAGCCGTCGCAGAAGAACGGAGCAGCCCTGGAcgccagccctgcagccctgctgccggGGCACCGCGGCAGGCGAGTGG GTGCCCCGAAGACAGCTCCGGCGCGGACGCAGCaaggcagcaaaggaaaagcctCATCATCAGTCCCGAGCCAGGCTGAAGCCCTCAGCCCCGAGAGGCGCCAGGCCCTGGAGCGATACCTGCAGCTGCGCAG TGCCGGCTGGATCCAAGACCGCTCTGGCAAGTGGGTGAAGGATGAGAACGCTGAATT